The proteins below are encoded in one region of Halichoerus grypus chromosome X, mHalGry1.hap1.1, whole genome shotgun sequence:
- the LOC144380377 gene encoding histone H2B type W-T-like, with protein sequence MAEPGCETSSEESLGTEEPTAADPKSPKQKQPKRGGRRRGRRGHRRCPDSFATYFPRVLRNVHDGLSLSQEAVSVMDSFVKDIFERITSEASHLLRTTKRSTITSREIQTAVRLLLPGEIGKHAVSEATKAVIRFNRRK encoded by the coding sequence ATGGCTGAAcctggctgtgagacctcttCTGAGGAAAGCCTCGGCACCGAGGAGCCCACGGCAGCGGACCCGAAGAGCCCGAAGCAGAAGCAGCCGAAGCGCGGAGGCCGCCGCCGTGGCCGCCGCGGCCATCGCCGCTGCCCCGACAGTTTCGCCACCTacttccccagggttctgaggAATGTTCACGACGGCCTGAGCCTCTCGCAGGAGGCCGTGAGCGTCATGGATTCGTTCGTCAaggacatcttcgagcgcatcaCCAGCGAGGCCTCTCACCTGCTCCGCACCACGAAgcgctccaccatcacctccagggagatccagacagccgtgcgcctgctgctgcccggggagatTGGCAAGCACGCCGTGTCTGAGGCCACCAAGGCCGTCATCAGGTTCAACAGACGCAAATGA